A segment of the Anaerolineae bacterium genome:
CGCAACAACGAACTCTCAACGCACATTGACTGCCCAAAGTTTCTCAGCTTATAAACAGTATCTGGTTCAAAAACTTCAACAACAAGGCGGTTTTGACCTTTTTGACCGTAAGATGACTCATCTCCTCATTGAGCAAGCCATCCAGAAATCCGGGGTTAGTGTCAATGGCTCTCTTAAAGAGCAATTGGTACAGGAGGTGTTTGAGGAAGTATTTGGACTTGGTCCGGTTCAGCCCTTTCTCGAAGACCCGCAGGTGACCGAGATTATGATCAATGGGGCAAAAAGAGTCTATGTGGAAAAAAAGGGGTTAATCTACAAAACGGATGTGAGCTTTGCGAACGACCAGCAAGTGATGAACCTGATTGAGCGTGTGGTGCGTCCTTTAGGCAGACGAATCGATGCGGATCATCCGGCTGTGGATGCTCGCTTACCGGATGGTTCGCGTTTCAATGCGGTTATCCCCCCGGTAGCGATTGATGGTCCATCCGTAACCATTCGAAAGTTTTCGCGAGAACGGCTCACGGTGGAAAAGCTCATTGAACTGGGGTCGTTAACCCCGGCGGTGGCAGAGTTCTTGCAAGCCTGTGTGGTAGCCCGTCTGAATATTGTGATTTCTGGAGGAACGGGCTCAGGGAAAACAACCCTGTTGAACATCCTTTCAGGTTATATCCCTG
Coding sequences within it:
- a CDS encoding Type II/IV secretion system ATP hydrolase TadA/VirB11/CpaF, TadA subfamily, which translates into the protein MSATTNSQRTLTAQSFSAYKQYLVQKLQQQGGFDLFDRKMTHLLIEQAIQKSGVSVNGSLKEQLVQEVFEEVFGLGPVQPFLEDPQVTEIMINGAKRVYVEKKGLIYKTDVSFANDQQVMNLIERVVRPLGRRIDADHPAVDARLPDGSRFNAVIPPVAIDGPSVTIRKFSRERLTVEKLIELGSLTPAVAEFLQACVVARLNIVISGGTGSGKTTLLNILSGYIPERERIVTIEDAAELQLHQEHVVRLETKPPDLEGKGEVRIRDLVRNALRMRPDRIVVGECRGGEALDMLQAMNTGHDGSLTTIHANTPRDALSRLETLALMAGMELPLRIVREQIASAVDLIIQVSRLRDGSRKVTQVTEVVGMEGDTIVLTDIFKFTESGSDKDGKVLGELKPTGMRPLFINRLELAGFKLRPEVFGVNLAEILSSGRRQSGRV